The proteins below are encoded in one region of Streptomyces cyanogenus:
- a CDS encoding response regulator: protein MIDVLVVDDDFRVAEINAKYVGKVPGFRVAARAHSAAQALAAVERGGIDLVLLDHYLPDGTGLELVHRMREQGHGTDVIMITAASDVTTVQQAMRLGALHYLVKPFTFAALRARLDSYAALRRTVDRVGGRGLTGQEQVDRIFGALRTAPAPSAPGLPTGHSEPTTDLICGVLHRADHPLSAHEVAARTGLSRSTAQRYLRHLEQAGRLRLSLKYGDTGRPEHRYAWVAP, encoded by the coding sequence ATGATTGACGTCCTGGTGGTGGACGACGACTTCCGCGTCGCCGAGATCAACGCCAAGTACGTGGGAAAGGTTCCCGGTTTCCGGGTGGCCGCCCGCGCGCATAGCGCCGCCCAGGCCCTGGCCGCCGTCGAACGCGGCGGCATCGATCTGGTGCTGCTCGACCACTACCTGCCCGACGGGACCGGTCTGGAACTCGTGCACCGCATGCGGGAGCAGGGCCACGGCACGGACGTCATCATGATCACCGCGGCCAGTGATGTGACGACCGTCCAGCAGGCGATGCGCCTGGGCGCCCTGCACTACCTGGTCAAGCCGTTCACCTTCGCCGCGCTGCGCGCCCGCCTGGACTCCTACGCCGCCCTTCGCCGCACGGTCGACCGGGTGGGCGGCCGGGGCCTGACGGGCCAGGAACAGGTCGACCGGATCTTCGGCGCCCTGCGCACCGCCCCCGCCCCCTCGGCACCCGGCCTGCCGACCGGCCACTCCGAACCCACGACCGACCTGATCTGCGGCGTCCTGCACCGCGCCGACCACCCGCTCTCGGCCCACGAGGTGGCCGCCCGGACCGGCCTGAGCCGCTCCACCGCCCAGCGCTACCTGCGCCACCTGGAACAGGCGGGCCGGCTCCGCCTCTCCCTGAAGTACGGCGACACCGGACGCCCGGAACACCGGTACGCCTGGGTGGCGCCGTAG
- a CDS encoding ABC transporter ATP-binding protein: MSAHTSPAIELRGASKTFRTPSGGLHTAVRGLDLAVGRGEFVAVVGPTGCGKSTTLTLVSGLEEPSEGEVLVAGEPVDGVGDKVGFVFQQDATFPWRTVLSNVMAGPRFRGVPKAEARQKAREWLARVGLAAFEDRYPHQLSGGQRKRVALAATFVNDPEILLMDEPFSALDVQTRALMSDELLELWEGTGASVVFVTHDLEESIALADKVVVMTAGPATVKQVFDIDLPRPRKVESVRLEPRFIEIYREIWESLGEEVRITRERGAAHVA, encoded by the coding sequence ATGAGTGCACACACCAGCCCCGCCATCGAGCTGCGGGGCGCGAGCAAGACTTTCAGAACCCCGTCCGGGGGACTGCACACGGCCGTGCGCGGCCTGGACCTCGCCGTCGGGCGCGGCGAGTTCGTGGCCGTCGTAGGACCGACGGGCTGCGGCAAGTCCACCACGCTGACCCTGGTCAGCGGCCTGGAGGAGCCCAGCGAGGGCGAGGTGCTGGTGGCCGGGGAACCGGTCGACGGCGTCGGCGACAAGGTCGGGTTCGTCTTCCAGCAGGACGCCACCTTCCCGTGGCGGACGGTCCTGTCGAACGTCATGGCGGGGCCCCGCTTCCGGGGCGTGCCCAAGGCGGAGGCCAGGCAGAAGGCCCGCGAGTGGCTGGCCCGGGTGGGACTCGCCGCCTTCGAGGACCGCTATCCGCACCAGCTCTCCGGCGGCCAGCGCAAGCGGGTCGCCCTGGCGGCCACGTTCGTCAACGACCCCGAGATCCTGCTCATGGACGAGCCGTTCTCCGCCCTCGACGTGCAGACCCGGGCGCTGATGTCGGACGAGCTGCTGGAGCTGTGGGAGGGCACCGGCGCCTCCGTCGTCTTCGTCACCCACGACCTGGAGGAGTCCATCGCGCTGGCCGACAAGGTCGTCGTGATGACCGCCGGTCCCGCGACCGTGAAGCAGGTCTTCGACATCGACCTGCCCCGCCCGCGGAAGGTCGAGTCGGTGCGGCTGGAACCGCGGTTCATCGAGATCTACCGCGAGATCTGGGAGTCCCTCGGCGAAGAGGTCCGCATCACCCGCGAGAGGGGTGCCGCCCATGTCGCCTGA
- a CDS encoding ABC transporter permease codes for MSPEVLSTPVVDTAKTPGRAQTRAQAARRRKLLVGVARVVLLVVVLGLWETLSRAKVIDPFNFSMPSKVWDQIYTWVAHGTALGSLGEQIWYTLHEALLGWVIGVIAGVLLGIALGRISLLAEILGPYIKVLNSIPRIVLAPIFLIWFGLGPSSKVASAVVLVFFPVFFNAFQGAREVDRNLVANARILGASDRRVTLQVVVPSATSWIFTSLHVSFGFALIGAIVGEYIGATKGIGLLVAQSQNTFNAAGVYAAMVILAVVALVAEGLLTFAERRIFRWKPSGSDS; via the coding sequence ATGTCGCCTGAGGTCCTCAGCACTCCGGTCGTCGACACCGCCAAGACCCCCGGTCGCGCGCAGACCCGCGCCCAGGCCGCCCGCCGGCGCAAGCTCCTCGTCGGAGTCGCGCGTGTGGTGCTGCTGGTGGTCGTTCTCGGACTGTGGGAGACGCTGTCCCGCGCCAAGGTCATCGATCCGTTCAACTTCTCGATGCCCTCCAAGGTCTGGGACCAGATCTACACCTGGGTGGCCCACGGGACAGCGCTCGGCTCCCTGGGCGAGCAGATCTGGTACACGCTCCACGAGGCGCTGCTCGGCTGGGTCATCGGTGTGATCGCTGGTGTGCTCCTCGGTATTGCGCTCGGGCGGATCAGCTTGCTCGCCGAGATTCTTGGTCCATACATCAAGGTGCTCAACTCGATCCCCCGGATCGTGCTGGCGCCCATCTTCCTGATCTGGTTCGGACTCGGGCCGTCCTCCAAGGTGGCCTCCGCGGTCGTGCTCGTCTTCTTCCCGGTGTTCTTCAACGCCTTCCAGGGCGCCCGCGAAGTGGACCGCAATCTCGTGGCCAATGCCCGCATCCTGGGCGCGAGCGACCGCAGGGTGACCCTCCAGGTGGTCGTCCCGTCGGCCACCTCGTGGATCTTCACCAGCCTCCACGTGAGCTTCGGCTTCGCGCTCATCGGCGCGATCGTCGGTGAGTACATCGGCGCGACCAAGGGCATCGGCCTGCTCGTCGCACAGTCGCAGAACACCTTCAACGCGGCCGGCGTGTACGCCGCGATGGTCATCCTCGCCGTCGTCGCCCTCGTCGCCGAAGGGCTGCTCACCTTCGCCGAGCGCCGCATCTTCCGCTGGAAGCCCAGCGGCTCCGACAGCTGA
- a CDS encoding ABC transporter substrate-binding protein has protein sequence MRTTARYASVAAAGLLALSSLTACANDAASSTADTGSGGGGKGESVKIMVGGLDKVIYLPAMLTQRLGYFQAEGLNVQLLSEPAGVQAETALVSGQVQGAVGFYDHTLDLQVKGKSVESVVQFSHAPGEVEVVSAKAAGDLTSPKDFKGRKLGVTGLGSSTDFLTKYLAVKNGVKISDFTPVAVGAGPTFIAALQNGAIDGGMTTDPTVATILDKKAGKILIDMRTPEGSQKALGGPYPSSSLYMQTDWVNGHKDTVQKLANAFVKTLKWMSTHSAAEIAAKMPADYSQGDKALYAQAIKSTLPMFTDDGVMPQGGPETVEKVLKAFNPNIKNAKVDLSKTYTTEFVKAVK, from the coding sequence ATGCGCACGACCGCCCGATACGCCTCCGTCGCCGCCGCCGGACTCCTCGCTCTCTCCTCCCTCACCGCCTGCGCCAACGACGCGGCAAGCTCCACGGCCGACACCGGCAGCGGTGGCGGCGGCAAGGGCGAGAGCGTGAAGATCATGGTCGGTGGCCTGGACAAGGTGATCTACCTGCCCGCGATGCTCACCCAGCGTCTCGGCTACTTCCAGGCCGAGGGCCTGAACGTCCAGCTCCTGAGCGAGCCCGCCGGGGTCCAGGCCGAGACCGCGCTCGTCTCCGGCCAGGTGCAGGGCGCGGTCGGCTTCTACGACCACACCCTCGACCTGCAGGTCAAGGGCAAGTCGGTGGAGTCGGTCGTGCAGTTCTCGCACGCGCCCGGCGAGGTCGAGGTCGTCTCCGCCAAGGCCGCCGGCGACCTCACCTCGCCCAAGGACTTCAAGGGCCGCAAGCTGGGCGTGACCGGCCTCGGCTCCTCGACCGACTTCCTCACCAAGTACCTGGCGGTCAAGAACGGAGTGAAGATCAGCGACTTCACGCCGGTCGCGGTGGGTGCGGGACCGACGTTCATCGCGGCGCTCCAGAACGGCGCGATCGACGGCGGAATGACCACCGACCCGACCGTCGCGACGATCCTGGACAAGAAGGCCGGGAAGATCCTCATCGACATGCGCACCCCCGAGGGGTCGCAGAAGGCGCTCGGGGGACCGTACCCCTCGTCAAGTCTGTACATGCAGACGGACTGGGTGAACGGACACAAGGACACCGTCCAGAAGTTGGCCAACGCATTCGTCAAGACGCTCAAGTGGATGTCCACACACAGCGCAGCCGAGATCGCGGCCAAGATGCCCGCCGACTACTCCCAGGGCGACAAGGCGCTGTACGCCCAGGCCATCAAGAGCACGCTGCCGATGTTCACCGACGACGGCGTGATGCCCCAGGGCGGGCCCGAGACCGTCGAGAAGGTGCTCAAGGCGTTCAACCCCAACATCAAGAACGCGAAGGTCGACTTGAGCAAGACGTACACGACGGAGTTCGTCAAGGCGGTCAAGTGA
- a CDS encoding DUF7342 family protein — translation MIEVLVVDDDTRVARVNAAYVEKVPGFHVAGEAHNAAEALRQVESLPRLDLVLMDHYLPDDTGLAVVQEMRRRGHQTDVIMVTAARDVSTVQAAMRQGALQYLVKPFAFAGLRAKLEAYAELRRTLDGGGEAEQAEVDRIFGALSAPSEPGLPKGHSPTTAELVRQALLSAERPLSAQEIAERTGVSRQTAQRYLKLLERTGRARLTLKYGDAGRPEHRYVWATRA, via the coding sequence ATGATCGAGGTCCTGGTCGTGGACGACGACACCCGCGTCGCCCGGGTCAACGCCGCCTACGTGGAGAAGGTGCCCGGTTTCCATGTGGCCGGCGAGGCGCACAACGCGGCCGAGGCGCTGCGTCAGGTGGAGAGCCTGCCGCGGCTGGATCTCGTGCTGATGGACCACTACCTGCCCGACGACACGGGGCTCGCGGTCGTCCAGGAGATGCGCCGGCGTGGCCACCAGACCGACGTCATCATGGTGACGGCGGCGCGGGACGTGTCGACCGTGCAGGCGGCCATGCGGCAGGGGGCGCTGCAGTACCTGGTGAAGCCGTTCGCGTTCGCCGGCCTCCGGGCGAAGCTGGAGGCGTACGCCGAGCTGCGGCGCACCCTGGACGGCGGCGGCGAAGCCGAGCAGGCGGAGGTGGACCGGATCTTCGGCGCCCTGTCCGCCCCGTCGGAGCCCGGGCTGCCCAAGGGGCACTCCCCCACGACGGCCGAGCTGGTGCGCCAGGCACTGCTGAGTGCCGAACGTCCGCTCTCCGCCCAGGAGATCGCCGAGCGGACCGGGGTGAGCCGGCAGACCGCCCAGCGGTATCTGAAGCTTCTGGAGCGCACGGGAAGGGCCCGGCTGACCCTCAAGTACGGCGACGCGGGCCGCCCGGAACACCGTTACGTGTGGGCGACCCGCGCCTGA
- a CDS encoding ATP-binding protein, producing MSPTPPARRLRLGLPRRMFSQVLLMQVAIAAGVAVLATGLFLAPLSKQLDQEAMRRALAIAETTAQDPQIAEGVLTTPPTRNGPVQREAERIRRATHAEYIVVLNPDWVRWSHPTPSEIGRPVSTDPSDALAGKEVMEIDKGTLGRSARGKVPLYDAHHRIVGAVSVGIAYDSVRARLISAIPGLFAYAGGALAVGALAAWLISRRVQRQTRDLAFSDISALLAEREAMLHGIREGVVALDRGGRVRLLNDEARRLLGIGDEAVGRTPDEALGAGRTTDVLAGRVTGTDLLTVRGQRVLVANRMPTGDGGAVATLRDRTELEQLGRELDSTRGLIDALRAQDHEHANRMHTLLGLLELEMYDDAVEFVGEVVGDHRATAEQVTEKIQDPLLAALLVGKATVAAERGVALWVSERTRLPDRLIDPRGLVTVVGNLVDNALDAVAGTLHARVEVELRTEGRTVVLTVHDTGPGIPEDQRELIFTEGWSTKKPPAHGKRGIGLSLVRRLAERQGGIATVGAAAGGGAEFTVILPEALTEPELEPAAPEESAGSAAVAEEEAR from the coding sequence ATGAGCCCCACGCCCCCCGCCCGCCGTCTGCGCCTCGGACTGCCCCGGCGGATGTTCTCCCAGGTGCTGCTGATGCAGGTGGCGATCGCCGCGGGAGTCGCGGTGCTCGCGACCGGGCTCTTCCTGGCTCCGCTCAGCAAGCAGCTGGACCAGGAGGCGATGCGCCGCGCGCTGGCCATCGCCGAGACCACCGCCCAGGACCCGCAGATCGCGGAGGGGGTCCTCACCACCCCGCCGACCAGGAACGGCCCGGTGCAGCGGGAGGCCGAGCGGATCCGGCGGGCCACGCACGCCGAGTACATCGTGGTGCTGAACCCGGACTGGGTGCGCTGGTCGCACCCCACGCCCTCGGAGATCGGCCGGCCCGTCTCCACCGACCCCTCCGACGCCCTGGCGGGCAAGGAGGTCATGGAGATCGACAAGGGCACCCTGGGACGCTCGGCGCGCGGCAAGGTGCCGTTGTACGACGCCCACCACCGCATCGTCGGCGCGGTCTCGGTCGGCATCGCCTACGACAGTGTGCGGGCGCGGTTGATCAGCGCGATCCCGGGGCTCTTCGCGTACGCCGGCGGTGCCCTCGCGGTGGGCGCCCTGGCCGCCTGGCTGATCTCCCGCCGGGTCCAGCGGCAGACCCGGGACCTGGCCTTCTCCGACATCTCGGCGCTGCTCGCGGAGCGCGAGGCGATGCTGCACGGCATCCGCGAGGGCGTGGTCGCGCTCGACCGGGGCGGCCGTGTCCGTCTGCTCAACGACGAGGCGCGGCGGCTGCTGGGCATCGGCGACGAGGCCGTCGGGCGGACCCCCGACGAGGCGCTCGGCGCGGGCCGTACGACGGACGTGCTGGCCGGCCGGGTGACCGGTACGGATCTGCTCACCGTGCGCGGCCAGCGCGTCCTGGTCGCCAACCGCATGCCCACCGGCGACGGCGGCGCCGTGGCCACCCTGCGCGACCGCACCGAGCTGGAGCAGCTGGGGCGCGAACTCGACTCCACGCGCGGGCTGATCGACGCCCTGCGCGCGCAGGACCACGAGCACGCCAACCGCATGCACACCCTGCTGGGGCTGCTGGAGCTGGAGATGTACGACGACGCCGTGGAGTTCGTCGGCGAGGTGGTCGGGGACCACCGGGCCACCGCCGAGCAGGTCACGGAGAAGATCCAGGACCCGTTGCTGGCCGCGCTGCTGGTCGGCAAGGCGACCGTGGCGGCCGAGCGCGGAGTCGCCCTGTGGGTGTCGGAGCGCACCCGCCTCCCGGACCGGCTGATCGATCCCCGGGGGCTGGTCACGGTCGTGGGCAACCTCGTCGACAACGCTCTCGACGCGGTCGCGGGTACCCTCCACGCGCGCGTGGAGGTCGAGTTGCGCACGGAGGGCCGTACGGTCGTCCTGACGGTCCACGACACGGGCCCCGGTATCCCCGAGGACCAACGGGAGCTGATCTTCACGGAGGGCTGGTCCACCAAGAAGCCGCCCGCGCACGGCAAGCGGGGCATCGGGCTGTCCCTGGTGCGCCGGCTCGCCGAACGGCAGGGCGGGATCGCGACCGTGGGCGCGGCGGCCGGCGGTGGCGCGGAGTTCACCGTGATCCTGCCCGAGGCGCTGACCGAGCCGGAACTGGAACCCGCGGCGCCCGAGGAGTCCGCCGGGTCCGCTGCCGTCGCCGAGGAGGAGGCGCGATGA
- a CDS encoding sucrase ferredoxin, translating to MSRCATVSRSLDEPVSGTAATATTWLLLEQPGPWGVKALTSSHLDPALGRALEAAADGTGVRIALIRHPGRHADPGTPPVRQVYAAHTVPGNVWLHSATTRDPERLLELDFAGLGTGDHRSFGTVLGGQPHRGDPLALVCTNGKRDRCCALLGRPLATELVASGVRGVWEVTHLGGHRFAPTVLVLPYGYAYGRAEAHTVKEALHGVQEGRVVVEGCRGCSAWERPGQAAELAVRSAAGEYRTGVLSVVRTAGTAPRWEVTVVHADGRRWRVTVAQGASLPPRPESCGAAALGTPARMDVVDLRELRPTALAS from the coding sequence GTGAGTAGGTGTGCGACCGTCTCCCGGAGCCTCGACGAACCGGTCTCCGGTACGGCTGCCACGGCGACGACGTGGCTGCTGCTGGAACAGCCCGGACCGTGGGGCGTCAAGGCGCTCACCTCCAGCCACCTGGACCCCGCGCTGGGCCGGGCGCTGGAGGCCGCCGCCGACGGAACCGGCGTGCGCATCGCGCTGATCCGGCACCCCGGGCGCCATGCCGACCCGGGCACGCCCCCGGTCCGGCAGGTGTACGCCGCGCACACCGTTCCGGGAAACGTCTGGCTGCACAGCGCCACCACCCGCGATCCGGAGCGGCTGCTCGAACTGGACTTCGCCGGCCTCGGGACCGGCGACCACCGCTCCTTCGGCACGGTGCTCGGCGGGCAGCCGCACCGCGGTGACCCGCTCGCGCTCGTGTGCACCAACGGCAAACGCGACCGCTGCTGCGCCCTCCTCGGCCGTCCCCTCGCCACGGAGCTGGTCGCCTCTGGGGTGCGCGGCGTCTGGGAGGTCACCCATCTGGGTGGACATCGGTTCGCGCCCACGGTGCTGGTCCTGCCGTACGGCTACGCCTACGGCCGCGCCGAGGCGCACACCGTGAAGGAGGCCCTGCACGGCGTCCAGGAGGGGCGCGTGGTCGTGGAAGGGTGCCGGGGGTGCTCCGCGTGGGAGCGGCCCGGCCAGGCGGCCGAGCTGGCGGTCCGGTCGGCCGCGGGCGAGTACCGGACGGGTGTGCTGAGCGTCGTACGGACGGCCGGCACGGCTCCGCGCTGGGAGGTCACCGTCGTGCACGCCGACGGCCGCCGGTGGCGGGTCACCGTGGCGCAGGGGGCGTCGCTGCCGCCCCGCCCGGAGAGCTGTGGCGCGGCGGCGCTCGGCACGCCCGCGCGGATGGACGTGGTCGACCTGCGCGAGCTGAGGCCGACGGCGCTGGCGAGCTGA
- a CDS encoding citrate synthase has protein sequence MRDHDTAPHHPGHRLTTKETAELLGVKPETVYAYVSRGLLSSRREPGGRASTFEAKEVEALARRNRREAAGSPGSGGDLSVRTRITLIEQDRYFYRGVNAVELAARHPYEEVAEWLWTGRMSPGVAFSAPETTVDVARRAVGALSEHASPVDRLRVAAIAAAAEDPLRFDLSEEAVLSTARILIPTLVAALPPAAYERKDDGPLAHRLWTRLTGHPADEASLRVLDTALSLLADHDLAASTLAVRVAASARAHAYAAVSAGLGVLEGPLHGAASGLAHRMLLDVLDQGTAVPVIAAELRAGRRVPGLGHRLYAGEDPRARVLFDLLEQVPHAESALLAARDIVATTARHTPLHANVDLALAVFTASCGMPATAGETIFAVARTAGWIAHALEEYGERPLRMRPSGHYVGPRPPQPLPE, from the coding sequence ATGCGCGATCACGACACCGCTCCCCACCACCCCGGGCACCGGCTGACCACCAAGGAGACCGCCGAACTCCTCGGCGTGAAGCCGGAGACGGTCTACGCGTACGTGAGCCGTGGTCTGCTCAGCAGCAGACGCGAGCCCGGCGGCCGTGCCAGCACCTTCGAGGCCAAGGAGGTGGAGGCCCTCGCCCGCCGCAACCGGCGGGAGGCGGCCGGGAGTCCGGGCTCCGGCGGGGACCTGTCCGTCCGCACCCGGATCACGCTGATCGAGCAGGACCGGTACTTCTACCGGGGCGTGAACGCCGTCGAGCTGGCCGCCCGGCACCCCTACGAGGAGGTCGCGGAGTGGCTGTGGACGGGCCGGATGAGCCCCGGGGTGGCCTTCTCGGCACCCGAGACCACCGTGGACGTCGCCCGTCGCGCGGTGGGCGCCCTGTCCGAGCACGCCTCCCCCGTCGACCGGCTGCGGGTGGCGGCGATCGCCGCGGCGGCCGAGGACCCGCTGCGCTTCGACCTGTCCGAGGAGGCCGTGCTGAGCACGGCGCGCATCCTCATCCCGACCCTGGTCGCCGCGCTGCCGCCGGCCGCGTACGAGCGCAAGGACGACGGTCCGCTGGCCCACCGCCTGTGGACCCGGCTGACCGGCCACCCGGCCGACGAGGCCTCCCTGCGCGTCCTGGACACCGCGCTGTCGCTGCTCGCCGACCACGACCTGGCCGCGTCGACGCTCGCGGTACGGGTCGCCGCCTCGGCCCGCGCACACGCGTACGCGGCGGTCTCCGCCGGACTGGGCGTACTGGAGGGTCCGCTGCACGGTGCCGCCAGCGGACTGGCCCACCGGATGCTGCTGGACGTGCTCGACCAGGGCACGGCCGTCCCCGTGATCGCCGCCGAACTACGCGCGGGCCGGCGCGTCCCCGGTCTCGGACACCGGCTGTACGCGGGCGAGGACCCGCGCGCGCGGGTGCTCTTCGACCTCCTGGAGCAGGTCCCGCACGCGGAATCCGCGCTGCTCGCGGCCCGCGACATCGTCGCGACGACCGCCCGGCACACCCCGCTGCACGCCAACGTGGACCTGGCCCTGGCGGTGTTCACGGCGTCCTGCGGCATGCCGGCCACGGCCGGCGAGACGATCTTCGCCGTCGCCCGCACCGCGGGCTGGATCGCCCATGCCCTGGAGGAGTACGGCGAGCGTCCGCTGCGCATGCGTCCCAGCGGCCACTACGTCGGTCCGCGCCCGCCGCAGCCCCTCCCGGAGTAG
- a CDS encoding citrate synthase/methylcitrate synthase — protein sequence MAINRSATPLIHAPRGLAGVVVAETEIGDVRGREGFYYYRQYSAVDLARTRSFEDVWHLLVHSTLPDARRGAAFAAETAALRRLPDDVRAALPAIAGAGRLSGPLAGLRTALSLLGAAQGFRPVYDIDPEQRRAETVAACAAVPTLLTALYRLGRGLDLVEPREDLSYAANYLYMLTGSVPDPRRVRAVEQYLISTIDHGFNASTFTARVIASTGADVTACLTGAVGALSGPLHGGAPSRALDTLDAIGTPDRIDAWIRDRVLAGDRIMGFGHAVYRTEDPRSRMLREIALGFGGPRVDFAVEVERRVEAILAELKPGRELHTNVEFYAGVVMELCGLPREMFTPTFAAARVVGWSANILEQAADSKIIRPVARYVGPEPRAAVASER from the coding sequence ATGGCCATCAACAGGTCCGCCACTCCGCTCATCCACGCCCCGCGCGGTCTCGCGGGCGTCGTCGTCGCCGAGACCGAGATCGGTGACGTCCGGGGCCGGGAGGGCTTCTACTACTACCGGCAGTACTCGGCCGTCGACCTCGCCCGCACCCGCAGCTTCGAGGACGTCTGGCATCTCCTGGTGCACAGCACGCTCCCGGACGCGCGACGCGGTGCCGCCTTCGCCGCCGAGACGGCCGCCCTGCGGCGCCTGCCCGACGACGTCCGCGCGGCCCTGCCCGCGATCGCCGGGGCCGGCCGGCTCTCCGGACCGCTGGCCGGACTGCGCACGGCCCTGTCCCTGCTGGGCGCGGCCCAGGGCTTCCGGCCGGTGTACGACATCGACCCGGAGCAGCGGCGCGCCGAGACCGTGGCCGCCTGTGCGGCCGTACCCACCCTGCTGACCGCGCTGTACCGGCTCGGCCGTGGCCTCGACCTCGTAGAGCCCCGGGAGGACCTCTCGTACGCGGCCAACTACCTGTACATGCTGACCGGTTCGGTACCGGATCCGCGTCGGGTCCGTGCGGTCGAGCAATACCTGATCTCAACCATTGATCACGGCTTCAATGCGTCAACCTTCACCGCGCGCGTCATCGCATCCACCGGCGCCGACGTCACGGCCTGCCTGACCGGTGCGGTCGGCGCCCTGTCCGGTCCGCTGCACGGAGGCGCGCCCAGCCGGGCCCTGGACACGCTGGACGCCATCGGCACGCCCGACCGGATCGACGCCTGGATCCGCGACCGGGTGCTCGCCGGCGACCGGATCATGGGCTTCGGCCACGCCGTCTACCGCACGGAGGACCCCCGCTCACGCATGCTGCGCGAGATCGCCCTCGGCTTCGGCGGCCCCCGGGTCGACTTCGCGGTGGAGGTCGAGCGCCGGGTGGAGGCGATCCTCGCGGAGCTGAAGCCGGGCCGCGAACTCCACACGAACGTCGAGTTCTACGCCGGTGTGGTGATGGAACTCTGCGGCCTGCCCCGGGAGATGTTCACGCCCACCTTCGCGGCGGCACGGGTGGTCGGCTGGAGCGCCAACATCCTGGAACAGGCCGCCGACTCGAAGATCATCCGCCCGGTGGCGCGGTACGTGGGCCCGGAGCCCCGGGCGGCGGTGGCCTCGGAGCGGTGA
- a CDS encoding CobW family GTP-binding protein encodes MGNSSVDSGSPQQIPVVVLAGFLGSGKTTLLNHLLHRSGGSRIGAIVNDFGAIEIDAMAVAGALGDSTVSLGNGCLCCAVDAGELDLYLDRLAAPAAGIDVIVIEASGLAEPQELVRMVLASEHPGIVYGGLVEVVDAAEFDDTRAKHPEIDRHLALADLVVVNKLDRADDADRVLGLVRSLTDRAAVVPATYGRIDPEFLFDCRPGEERVGQLSFDDLHDHGADDRTGHLHTGYDSLSFTADVPLEPRRLMRFLDSRPEGLYRIKGYVDFGPYDPRNRYAVHAVGRFLRFYPEPWAPDEARRTQLVLIGSGIDADTLAKELQGCENDAPHADEHGMWGVLRYVQGPDEAEADPQDPPA; translated from the coding sequence TTGGGGAACAGCTCGGTAGACAGCGGCAGTCCGCAGCAGATCCCGGTCGTCGTGCTGGCCGGTTTTCTGGGCTCCGGGAAGACCACGCTCCTCAACCATCTGCTGCACCGCAGCGGAGGCAGCCGGATCGGGGCCATCGTCAACGACTTCGGGGCCATCGAGATCGACGCCATGGCCGTCGCCGGTGCCCTCGGCGACTCGACCGTCTCCCTCGGCAACGGCTGCCTGTGCTGTGCCGTCGACGCCGGCGAACTCGACCTCTACCTGGACCGGCTCGCCGCGCCCGCCGCAGGCATCGACGTGATCGTCATCGAGGCCAGCGGGCTGGCCGAGCCGCAGGAACTCGTGCGGATGGTGCTCGCCAGCGAGCACCCCGGCATCGTCTACGGCGGTCTGGTCGAGGTCGTCGACGCCGCCGAGTTCGACGACACACGGGCGAAGCACCCCGAGATCGACCGGCACCTCGCCCTCGCGGACCTGGTCGTCGTCAACAAGCTCGACCGCGCCGACGACGCCGACCGGGTGCTGGGGCTCGTCCGCTCGCTCACCGACCGCGCCGCCGTCGTCCCCGCCACCTACGGCCGCATCGACCCCGAGTTCCTCTTCGACTGCCGGCCCGGCGAGGAACGCGTCGGGCAGCTGTCCTTCGACGACCTGCACGACCACGGCGCCGACGACCGGACCGGACACCTGCACACCGGCTACGACAGCCTGTCCTTCACCGCCGACGTGCCGCTGGAGCCCCGCCGGCTCATGCGGTTCCTGGACAGCCGGCCCGAGGGGCTGTACCGGATCAAGGGGTATGTCGACTTCGGACCGTACGACCCCCGCAACCGGTACGCCGTGCACGCCGTCGGCCGGTTCCTGCGCTTCTACCCGGAGCCCTGGGCACCCGACGAGGCCCGTCGCACCCAGCTCGTGCTGATCGGCTCCGGCATCGACGCGGACACCCTCGCCAAGGAACTCCAGGGGTGCGAGAACGACGCCCCGCACGCCGACGAGCACGGCATGTGGGGCGTCCTGCGCTACGTACAGGGCCCGGACGAGGCGGAAGCGGACCCGCAGGACCCGCCCGCCTAG